DNA from Denticeps clupeoides chromosome 7, fDenClu1.1, whole genome shotgun sequence:
CTTTAATGCTGTGATAAAAAATTGTCTGTGCACTTTGCCCCAACTGTCCTACCTCATTCTATGTGTCTTTGAACATGTGCAATAACTGTTGTGTGTAATaactgtttaattgttgttttcTTGTTCACTCATTATCTTACCTGCACTTTAACTCACTGCTTAATTGAAACTGTAAATATCCTAGACTTTATCCTTATTTAATATGacttatttttacttattttggTTGAACCCTAGTTTAAATGTGTCAACGGGGTCATTATCTCATCTGTCATCTCTTGGACATACTCAACACgccataatgacaaagtgaaaaaaagtttaaggttttggcaaatttattaaaaataaaaaaactgacatgtaCAGTATGTAAGTATTTGCCATGAaaacctttgccatgaaactcaaaattgagctcaatTGCAATTTCCcatgatcatccttgagatgtttctgcagcttagttggagtccacctgtggagaAAACTCTTGATTTTACTtgacctgtctatataaggtcccacattTGACAGTTCatttcagagcacaaaccaagcatgaagtcaaaaggaattgtctgtagacaatatcttgaggcacaaatctggggaaggttacagaagaATGTCTGCTGCTCTGAAGGTCCCAATGAACACAGTGGgagaagtggaagaagttcaaaaccaccagggcTCTACCTAGAGCTGGCTGACAACCTAAACTGGGCGATCAGGTGAGAAGGgacttagtcagggaggtgtcCACTCCATCAGAGTGGAcaaaggagaaccttctagaggGACGACCATgtctgcagaaatccaccaatcaggcctgtgtgGTAGAGTGGTTAAACGGAAGCCACTCCTATAAGGCACGTGGAGTTTGCCAAAATCCACCTGAAGGACTCAACAAAACTGAGAAACAAAGCTCTCtgctctttggtgtgaatgccaggcaccgctcatcaccaggctaATAccatacagtgaagcatggtggtggcagcatcatgctgtgggatgcttttcagctgcaggaactaagagactagtcaggatagagagaaagatgacagcagcaatgtacagagacatccaacatgaaaacttgctccagagcgctcttgaattGGGGCAAAGGTTTATCTTTCAGCAGAACAACAACCattttttctgattggctgtggtgtaggccttttttctgattggctggtaattgaCCGGCTGTAGGACCCAGAGGAGGAGATGCCTGATGAGACCAtttcatggcagtggtggcctagcggttaaggaagcggccccgtgatcagaaggttgccggtttgaatctcaaagcgccagggtgccactgagcaaaggaccgtccccacacactactcctcAGGTGCCTgacatgactgcccactgctcactaagggtgaagggttaaatgcagaagacacattttttgttgtgtcaccgtatgctgtgctgtgtatcacaatgacaatcacttcacttaatttcaGGGATCCTCTCGTTAATACAGATAAGAGTGTTGACGAGCACAAGgcaggagatcattctgtcgagttagaatagcagactggatgctttaaaaggagggtgatgcttgaaatcatagttcttcctctgttaaccatggttacttGTAATACCGGcgctgcagcctgctgagcagcatttatgttcatgttcataattacacaaataaacaagcaGGGGAACATCTCGAGAGAGAAAGCACTGAATCAAGcaattaatttaatcaataGCAGAATGGCATTGTCACAGACCACACTGAAATTAGCTCCTTATTTGCAGCTCCTTGACTCCAAGGAACCTGAAGCTGCTGACCATCTCCACAGCATCATCTCCAATGTAGATAGGGgtatgaggggcagtggtggcctagcgggtaaggaagcagactcgtaatcaaaaggttcgaatccctgctgaggtgccactgagcaaagcgccgtccccactgctcaccaagggtgcccactgctcaccaagggtgatgggtttaaagtgTGCACCGTGTTTCACTTTCGTGAGCTGCATGCTGGTTCCTAAAGTCCATTCTCTGTAGACCATTTCATCATTAGGTGCCAGTATTGGACTAGCGGTcatggaagcggccccataatcagaaggttgctggtttgaatcccgacctgccaagatgccactgggcaaagcaccgtccccacacactgctccctgggtgcctgtcatgcccaccaagggtgatggataaaagcagaggaggcatttcgttgtgtcactgtgtgctgtgcttgcaatctatcacaatgacaatcatttcacttgattATTGGTAATCAGGCACATGGTGGTGTCacccgcaaacttgatgatcgTGTTGGAGCTGTGTCTGGCCAGAATTGATTTAAAGTTTATTCAataatgattgattgattgattttttttgtttttttgtcgtTGAACCAAAATGAACTAAAGAGCTACTGGGGAAATGCGAATTTAATCCACTAGGGGGCGAAAGAATCCAGTCCACGTTACTGATCCGGGTTTTCCGCGGAGGAAGGAAACACTGAGTGGGGACCGCGGCTCGTCGGAATGGAGCGTCCGAAGTCCCGTTTCCGACAGGCCAGTTGGAGGCTCTGTAACTGTCTAATGTCGACATTTTTTGCCTTAGCGACCTACGTGCAGGCAAGTGAACGCGAGGACGCGTTTAATAAGCATCTCTCGCCgtgtgacttaaaaaaaaaaaaagagaaatcaacTCATAAGTGCCGTTGCGACTTCCCTTCCGCAGATGAATGACCCGGATGCAGGATTGTGGATggtaaattaattaattggcGATTAATGAACGCCTTTGATGGTGAAACAACGCGTGCTGATTCCCTGTTCAGGTTGCCTACGCCGTCCCGGCCGGCTTGTGCTTTCTGGTCTGCTTGAAATCAACGATAACAGGTAAAACCAAGAATGCATTTAACCAACAGTTGCGTCAACCTCGTCACCCCTTTACCCGGCGTGTGTGTTTAAAAGTTCTACCAAGTTTCGGGGAGCACAGCGCCACCCAGTGGTGTGACGTTGCTTTGCAGAAACGTCGTTGTGGAGAAGGCTTGCAGATCTCCATGTGCTGGTGTCCACCACCTTTGGGACCATGCTGGGTTGGACTCTCTACAGAGATAACATAACCAACATCTTCCAGCAGGAGGAAGGGAGGTACGACAAGGAGacgtttcttcttcttcttctttaattcCAAATTGGTGTGGCCTGAAGGAGACAAGTATTGACGCCTTGATTTCTGGCTTTAGAGAATTCGGTGGGCTCCTGCTGACTGTCGTCTGGCTTCTGTTGTGCAGACATTCTGGAAGGTAAAACCTCTTCTGATGCCAAATGTTCAAGGCCAAATGTCCAAGGCCACCCATGTTCTCAGAATCATAACAGTGATGATTTTGACATTATACAGGCTGATACAGGCacagcagctcagggttaagtgtcctgcttggGGGACAgagtggtattaagtggggtttgaatctatCCACTAGGCTGCCACCAGCCCCTCGCTGACATCCAAAGTTCAAGGTTTATGTTCTTTCAGGAGCAAATGTCTTGTTTGTCGACAGAagaattaagtattttttttatgttattaatgcatgatacctgtgtgtgtttgtgtgtgtgttttttttttttaaacctagaGATGAAATCGGGATTTTCAGGCTGTGCACTGGTGTCGGCATCACCGCCTTTCCTTTTGTGGCATGGATCTACTACTATGTGAACAAGGAGCTGAGGGCCAGCTGGCCTTCACATTGTAAAACTGCACTTTAGATTGTCCACAATGAGCTCTTGCGTAAGACGGACCGAAGTCAAACATGCTTTTGACTGTTTGCTGAAGCGTGATTACAGTCTTTACGACCAGTGACGCCAGCGACAAAGTTCGCCGGCTTTGCGTGTAGaagatatatgttttttttttttaaatgtggaatttatttactgttttgacccaacacacacacacacaggaacaggaATTGTATTTCTGGAAGATTCATTTAGATGACACTAAGATTCATTTAGATGACTGAGTTTTTCctctgtgcatttaaataattttgcaCTACAGTATTTTGTATCCTGTACAAATATggttacaaaatatatatgttgtAAAGGTGTGCTTTAAAATTGGTTGTTCTACAGCTGTCTTCTATTTCTGCAGCAGAAGTGTGAGAATGTAatgatttaaaatcatttttaatcatgGACGGCGTCTCATTGTTAAATTTCCCAGAGGATTAATAAAAATCCATTACAGTGCATTAAAATGTACTGCTCGCATGGCccccccatcgctaaaggtaaaaggaagacattcatctagactcttctccatcttggcccctcggtggtggaatgaacttccccttgaggtcagaacagctcagtcactgagcaccttcaaacgacatctcaagaccttcctctttatagaatatttagattaactcgtaactttcttattgtcgaacttgtgtacagaatctacaacagaatgaataaaaagattgtattcatagttggggtcctagtgaaccggaatggatctcttcatcgatggtaacttgaaagcacgttataagtcgctctgcataagggcgtctgccaaatgccgtaaatgtaaattcatttaatataaaaaattgcttttttttggctttatacttggaataaatgaaaatgaactttattctagctgtgtgcatgtgtgagatttgtttttcttcaaTTTGAACTACCAGTATATGGAACTCCCAAGTGTTcaaaattaagtaaataaatacgatataatgaaataagtaaccacatgaataaataagagaatGATGAGATGAGAATGAATTTGTAACAGCAACCTAAAATTAGGatataattaaacacattttgatatacagctCTATGAATGTACTGATTATCGTGAAATATTTTTCCCTGGTGATTTTAACCAACAGCACAGATTATTTCAGAGGCCTTTTATTTCAGTTCAGCAATTTTATTCCAAAACGTCCTTTTCTCAGAATCAGCCATTTATTCCATACCAGTAGAGGGCAGTCGCCTTCAGTAGATTTATTTGCACATCAAATACTGGACCCTGCATGTTACTGGGTAACTGAAAGTTAGGGAATCGTGAACATTGTAACAAAATGcaaatttcttcttcttctttttttttttttgaacgcACGTAGGCGTCCGCTGAGAGTACAATGCATGTTGACCACTCTAATCTAAATGCAGCATAATGGTCCAAACCTATTCTTGTGGTGTGGTGACATATTTTGGGTGTCGATCCTCCCTTCCCACTTAAATTAGTTCCAGTGTAATTCCGTGTTCTGTGTTTGCCTGTCCCTAATCAGTCCTCGGGTCAATAAAACCAGGCTATCAGTCAGCCAGCAGGATGTTGAGGTGCTGTGATGTTGAGTTTACCATGACTTGCAGTTTTTGCCCTGGCTACTGTAACTGGCTCCGCGAAATGAACGGCCTGAATATGGTGGAGAGTGTCACACAAGACCTGAACTTGGAACCCAACTGCAACCCATCACTCTGCAGGGTGCCGAGGGTCATGATTCTTGTGTTCGCCGTGACTTGTCCTTTCCTGGGCAGCTGCTCCCTGGCTACTGTAGTTGTCTTCTGTCCAATCTGAATGCCGAGGGGTCAAGCAAGGCACTTGAAGCAAATGCAAGAATGCAATCAGTGACATTTTCCAGTTCTGAGCAGAGCATCGGTATTTCTTATAATTTTCAAACCTGAACGGCAATCAGCGCA
Protein-coding regions in this window:
- the tmem220 gene encoding transmembrane protein 220, translated to MERPKSRFRQASWRLCNCLMSTFFALATYVQMNDPDAGLWMVAYAVPAGLCFLVCLKSTITETSLWRRLADLHVLVSTTFGTMLGWTLYRDNITNIFQQEEGREFGGLLLTVVWLLLCRHSGRDEIGIFRLCTGVGITAFPFVAWIYYYVNKELRASWPSHCKTAL